A stretch of the bacterium genome encodes the following:
- the truA gene encoding tRNA pseudouridine(38-40) synthase TruA — protein sequence MNRFRYRIAYHGKAFAGWQYQPSHRTVQGQILHALKAIGESEGNTYAAGRTDSGVHATGQIAHLDVTKKWLPERLQAAINANLPGDVRVSEMKRAEPGFHARYSAIGRYYVYRVTTSFHPLRCESEYFWEFPIDREVMEIATKLLLGTHDFSSFIVAGWNGNPVCTVHKAEWHGDDTRFRLHLYADHFGWKMVRRIVATLLAVGRKKFAPEFIAELLSGSNHTDWNEVVPAHGLIFAGVTFPDVDGGPEEPDPAWFTATDW from the coding sequence GAATCGCTTTCGCTATCGGATTGCATACCACGGCAAGGCGTTTGCCGGTTGGCAATATCAACCGTCTCATCGTACGGTGCAGGGGCAGATACTTCACGCCTTGAAAGCGATTGGCGAATCGGAAGGCAATACGTATGCTGCCGGCAGAACCGATTCCGGTGTTCATGCCACTGGGCAAATCGCCCACCTCGACGTTACCAAAAAGTGGCTGCCGGAAAGATTACAAGCAGCAATCAATGCGAATTTGCCCGGCGATGTCAGGGTGTCCGAAATGAAGCGCGCCGAACCGGGATTTCATGCCCGTTATTCGGCTATTGGCAGATACTACGTTTATCGGGTAACAACGAGCTTTCATCCGTTACGGTGTGAATCCGAGTATTTTTGGGAATTTCCGATTGACCGGGAAGTGATGGAAATCGCGACCAAATTGCTGTTAGGAACCCACGATTTTTCTTCGTTCATTGTGGCGGGTTGGAACGGAAATCCGGTCTGTACGGTTCATAAAGCAGAATGGCATGGGGACGATACCCGATTCCGCCTTCATCTGTACGCTGATCATTTCGGTTGGAAGATGGTACGCCGGATTGTTGCAACATTACTCGCGGTAGGACGCAAGAAGTTTGCACCGGAATTCATTGCCGAGTTGCTTAGCGGAAGTAATCATACCGATTGGAACGAAGTAGTCCCAGCGCACGGTTTGATATTTGCCGGCGTTACGTTTCCCGATGTGGATGGCGGACCCGAAGAACCCGACCCGGCTTGGTTCACCGCTACCGATTGGTAA
- the fsa gene encoding fructose-6-phosphate aldolase — translation MKFFLDTASVTEIREAASWGILDGVTTNPSLVAKEKIVSFEELLKEICAVVPGPVSAEVVSTECAEMLKEAHHLVKIADNIVIKIPLIPEGLKAVKILSSEGIPTNVTLCFSSGQALLAAKAGATMVSPFVGRLDDISQDGMKLIEEIVTIYRNYDFATEVLVASVRHPIHVQQAALIGANIATMPWKVFQQLVQHPLTDSGLEKFLADWRKRNA, via the coding sequence ATGAAGTTCTTTCTTGATACCGCATCTGTAACCGAAATCCGCGAAGCCGCCAGTTGGGGCATTCTTGACGGCGTTACAACCAATCCATCCCTCGTCGCCAAAGAAAAAATCGTTTCGTTTGAAGAATTACTCAAAGAGATTTGCGCAGTTGTACCCGGCCCGGTATCCGCTGAAGTCGTCTCTACTGAATGCGCTGAGATGCTGAAAGAAGCGCATCACTTGGTGAAGATTGCCGACAACATCGTCATTAAAATACCTCTCATTCCCGAAGGTCTGAAAGCGGTAAAAATCTTGTCGTCAGAAGGAATTCCTACGAACGTCACACTTTGTTTCTCCAGTGGACAAGCGCTGCTTGCCGCGAAAGCCGGTGCTACCATGGTGTCTCCTTTCGTTGGACGATTGGATGATATATCGCAAGACGGCATGAAACTGATCGAAGAAATCGTTACCATCTACCGCAATTACGACTTTGCCACCGAAGTGCTGGTCGCCTCGGTACGCCATCCGATACATGTCCAGCAGGCGGCATTAATCGGAGCGAATATCGCCACGATGCCGTGGAAAGTATTTCAACAACTGGTTCAACACCCATTGACCGATAGCGGCTTGGAAAAGTTCCTTGCCGATTGGCGGAAACGCAACGCCTGA
- a CDS encoding trypsin-like peptidase domain-containing protein, producing the protein MLRTFLIGLILGGILTVGWWYTQRHTTGPVARAWNQAGEMVATESAQNLEATPEKVAIVGDSVRLSRQTGITRAVSVASPAVVGVNVVQVREQLVRRTPFFNDPFFSEFFPPEVIRQRVESIGSGFIISADGYILTCDHVVENATEILITLPGGKQEKAKLIGSDRVSDIALLKIDGSDFPFVKFCDTREPLVGEWAIAMGNPFGLFNNNVKPTVTVGVVSTIGQDFDRNREGRVYRDMIQTDAAINSGNSGGPLLNVLGDVIGMNTMIYTPVQNMQGVGPSAGVGFAVPAYRLREVVEAIKKGKTLNRDFYTGMSVQNIDILLMRSLGLSQPKGIVVSDVEKNSPSARAGILPGDVIIGLDEYEIIDVPSLRRALDRLDLKVGDTVNLKVLRDRKERSVKMKLEAFKR; encoded by the coding sequence ATGTTGCGAACGTTTCTAATTGGACTCATACTGGGCGGTATTCTTACCGTTGGTTGGTGGTACACGCAACGGCACACCACCGGTCCCGTTGCTCGGGCGTGGAACCAAGCGGGGGAAATGGTTGCGACCGAATCGGCGCAGAATTTGGAGGCGACACCGGAAAAAGTCGCTATTGTCGGTGACTCGGTACGTCTCTCCCGGCAGACCGGAATAACTCGTGCCGTAAGCGTTGCTTCCCCAGCCGTAGTCGGTGTTAACGTAGTCCAAGTCCGCGAACAATTGGTGCGCCGAACGCCCTTCTTTAATGATCCTTTCTTTTCGGAATTCTTTCCTCCCGAAGTGATCCGGCAGCGTGTTGAATCCATCGGAAGCGGTTTCATCATTTCGGCGGATGGATACATTCTCACCTGTGATCACGTCGTTGAAAATGCGACAGAAATTCTGATAACACTGCCCGGCGGAAAACAAGAGAAAGCAAAGCTTATCGGTTCCGATCGTGTTTCCGACATTGCCCTCTTAAAAATCGATGGCAGCGATTTCCCCTTTGTAAAATTCTGCGATACCCGCGAACCACTGGTTGGAGAGTGGGCAATTGCGATGGGAAACCCCTTCGGATTGTTTAACAACAATGTTAAACCCACTGTTACAGTCGGCGTGGTGAGTACGATTGGCCAGGATTTCGACCGGAATCGCGAAGGGCGAGTCTATCGCGACATGATCCAGACCGATGCCGCCATCAACTCCGGCAACAGCGGCGGCCCATTATTAAATGTGCTAGGTGATGTCATCGGAATGAATACGATGATCTACACTCCGGTACAAAACATGCAGGGAGTCGGACCCAGCGCCGGCGTCGGGTTTGCCGTTCCCGCCTACCGGTTGCGCGAAGTCGTCGAAGCGATTAAAAAAGGGAAGACACTAAATCGCGACTTCTACACCGGGATGAGTGTCCAAAACATCGACATTTTGCTGATGCGAAGTCTTGGACTTTCGCAACCGAAGGGTATTGTCGTTAGCGATGTCGAGAAAAATTCCCCCTCAGCGCGAGCAGGCATCCTGCCGGGCGATGTTATTATCGGTTTGGACGAATATGAGATTATCGACGTCCCATCCTTGCGTCGGGCGCTTGATCGCCTTGATCTGAAAGTCGGCGATACTGTGAATTTGAAAGTGCTTCGTGACCGGAAAGAGCGCTCAGTCAAAATGAAATTGGAGGCGTTCAAACGATGA